In Ictalurus punctatus breed USDA103 chromosome 3, Coco_2.0, whole genome shotgun sequence, the following are encoded in one genomic region:
- the klc1a gene encoding kinesin light chain 1 isoform X6: MREEMSSLVCVKEVEGQGDPAEKLSQDELLCRTREVMQGLEALRAEHQAILEGLMGTLRCLKQTQEGRTVEEKTVMIQRSLEMLELGLSEAQVMMALSGHLSAVEAEKQKLRAQVRRLCQENQWLRDELAGTQQRLQKSEQSVAQLEEEKKHLEFMNQLKKYDQDLSPTDDKDSDSSRETLDDLFPDDQDESASGIQPPHSSAVAAAQQGGYEIPARLRTLHNLVIQYASQGRYEVAVPLCKQALEDLEKTSGHNHPDVATMLNILALVYRDQNKYKEAANLLNDALDIREKTLGKDHPAVAATLNNLAVLYGKRGKYKEAEPLCKRALEIREKVLGKDHPDVAKQLNNLALLCQNQGKYDEVEYYYQRALNIYQTKLGPDDPNVAKTKNNLASCYLKQGKFKQAETLYKEILTRAHEREFGSVDGENKPIWMHAEEREEQSKGKQKDGSPFVEYGGWYKACKVDSPTVTTTLKNLGALYRRQGKFEAAETLEEAAMRSRKKGLDSTHKQRVAEVLGDPEAREKQRSRESLISDTVKYESGPDGGEEVSMSVEWNGDGSGSLKRSGSFSKLRASIRRSSEKLVRKLKGGGSRENEPKNPGMKRASSLGVLNVPDKPVGELFKERNNRLRKSRDLSASHTDLAH, from the exons ATGCGTGAGGAAATGTCgagtttggtgtgtgtgaaggaggtGGAGGGGCAGGGTGACCCTGCGGAGAAGCTGTCCCAGGACGAGCTGCTGTGTCGGACACGGGAGGTGATGCAGGGGCTGGAGGCTCTGCGTGCTGAACACCAGGCCATCCTGGAGGGTCTGATGGGAACGCTACGTTGCCTTAAACAAACCCAGGAAGGCCGCACTGTCGAAGAGAAGACCGTCATGATTCAGCGCTCGCTGGAAATGCTAGAGCTTGGGCTTAGTGAAGCACAG GTAATGATGGCTCTTTCAGGGCACTTGAGTGCAGTCGAAGCTGAGAAACAGAAGCTTCGAGCACag gtcCGGCGATTGTGCCAGGAGAATCAGTGGCTGCGTGATGAGTTGGCAGGCACGCAGCAGCGGCTGCAGAAGAGTGAGCAGAGTGTGGCCCAGCTGGAGGAGGAAAAGAAGCACCTGGAGTTCATGAATCAGCTAAAAAAATATGACCAGGATCTCAGCCCAACA gatGACAAAGACTCTGACTCGAGCAGGGAGACTCTGGATGATCTTTTCCCTGATGATCAGGATGAGTCAGCCTCTGGCA TCCAGCCCCCACACAGCAGTGCTGTAGCAGCAGCTCAGCAGGGAGGCTATGAGATTCCAGCCCGGCTCCGAACCCTGCACAACCTGGTGATCCAGTACGCCTCTCAAGGCCGCTATGAAGTGGCCGTGCCGCTGTGTAAACAGGCGTTGGAAGACTTGGAGAAGACCTCGGGTCACAACCACCCTGATGTCGCCACAATGCTTAACATTCTTGCCCTCGTCTACAG GGATCAGAATAAGTACAAAGAGGCTGCAAACCTTCTGAATGATGCACTTGATATCAGAGAGAAAACACTGGGCAAAGACCATCCTGCg GTGGCTGCTACACTAAATAATTTGGCTGTCCTTTATGGTAAACGTGGGAAATACAAAGAGGCAGAACCACTATGCAAAAGGGCACTGGAGATCAGAGAGAAG GTGCTAGGGAAAGACCACCCCGATGTGGCAAAGCAGCTGAATAACCTGGCTTTGCTGTGTCAGAACCAGGGCAAGTATGACGAGGTGGAATATTACTACCAGAGAGCCCTTAACATCTATCAGACCAAGCTGGGCCCTGATGACCCCAATGTAGCCAAGACCAAAAACAATCTG gcCTCATGTTATCTGAAGCAAGGGAAGTTTAAGCAAGCAGAGACTCTCTATAAAGAGATCCTCACACGAGCTCATGAGAGGGAGTTTGGCTCTGTAGATG gTGAGAACAAGCCTATCTGGATGCatgcagaggagagagaggaacagagtaAA GGGAAGCAGAAAGATGGATCCCCATTTGTAGAGTACGGTGGCTGGTACAAGGCCTGCAAAGTGGACAG CCCCACTGTAACGACCACACTGAAGAACCTGGGTGCCCTGTACAGGCGGCAGGGCAAGTTTGAGGCTGCTGAGACTCTGGAGGAGGCTGCTATGCGCTCCCGAAAAAAG GGTCTGGACTCCACCCATAAGCAGCGTGTGGCGGAGGTTCTGGGGGATCCAGAGGCTCGGGAGAAGCAGCGCAGCAGAGAGAGTCTGATATCTGACACGGTGAAGTACGAGAGTGGCCCAGATGGAGGAGAGGAAGTGAGTATGAGCGTCGAATGGAATGGG GATGGCTCGGGCTCATTAAAGCGCAGCGGCTCCTTCAGTAAACTCCGAGCCTCAATTCGCCGTAGCAGTGAGAAACTCGTCCGCAAGCTCAAAGGAGGCGGCTCACGAGAAAACGAACCCAAGAATCCTGG CATGAAGAGGGCCAGCTCTCTGGGGGTTCTCAACGTACCGGACAAACCTGTGGGCGAACTCTTCAAA
- the klc1a gene encoding kinesin light chain 1 isoform X2, translated as MREEMSSLVCVKEVEGQGDPAEKLSQDELLCRTREVMQGLEALRAEHQAILEGLMGTLRCLKQTQEGRTVEEKTVMIQRSLEMLELGLSEAQVMMALSGHLSAVEAEKQKLRAQVRRLCQENQWLRDELAGTQQRLQKSEQSVAQLEEEKKHLEFMNQLKKYDQDLSPTDDKDSDSSRETLDDLFPDDQDESASGIQPPHSSAVAAAQQGGYEIPARLRTLHNLVIQYASQGRYEVAVPLCKQALEDLEKTSGHNHPDVATMLNILALVYRDQNKYKEAANLLNDALDIREKTLGKDHPAVAATLNNLAVLYGKRGKYKEAEPLCKRALEIREKVLGKDHPDVAKQLNNLALLCQNQGKYDEVEYYYQRALNIYQTKLGPDDPNVAKTKNNLASCYLKQGKFKQAETLYKEILTRAHEREFGSVDGENKPIWMHAEEREEQSKGKQKDGSPFVEYGGWYKACKVDSPTVTTTLKNLGALYRRQGKFEAAETLEEAAMRSRKKGLDSTHKQRVAEVLGDPEAREKQRSRESLISDTVKYESGPDGGEEVSMSVEWNGDGSGSLKRSGSFSKLRASIRRSSEKLVRKLKGGGSRENEPKNPGVLACGSLGSSMKRASSLGVLNVPDKPVGELFKERNNRLRKSRDLSASHTDLAH; from the exons ATGCGTGAGGAAATGTCgagtttggtgtgtgtgaaggaggtGGAGGGGCAGGGTGACCCTGCGGAGAAGCTGTCCCAGGACGAGCTGCTGTGTCGGACACGGGAGGTGATGCAGGGGCTGGAGGCTCTGCGTGCTGAACACCAGGCCATCCTGGAGGGTCTGATGGGAACGCTACGTTGCCTTAAACAAACCCAGGAAGGCCGCACTGTCGAAGAGAAGACCGTCATGATTCAGCGCTCGCTGGAAATGCTAGAGCTTGGGCTTAGTGAAGCACAG GTAATGATGGCTCTTTCAGGGCACTTGAGTGCAGTCGAAGCTGAGAAACAGAAGCTTCGAGCACag gtcCGGCGATTGTGCCAGGAGAATCAGTGGCTGCGTGATGAGTTGGCAGGCACGCAGCAGCGGCTGCAGAAGAGTGAGCAGAGTGTGGCCCAGCTGGAGGAGGAAAAGAAGCACCTGGAGTTCATGAATCAGCTAAAAAAATATGACCAGGATCTCAGCCCAACA gatGACAAAGACTCTGACTCGAGCAGGGAGACTCTGGATGATCTTTTCCCTGATGATCAGGATGAGTCAGCCTCTGGCA TCCAGCCCCCACACAGCAGTGCTGTAGCAGCAGCTCAGCAGGGAGGCTATGAGATTCCAGCCCGGCTCCGAACCCTGCACAACCTGGTGATCCAGTACGCCTCTCAAGGCCGCTATGAAGTGGCCGTGCCGCTGTGTAAACAGGCGTTGGAAGACTTGGAGAAGACCTCGGGTCACAACCACCCTGATGTCGCCACAATGCTTAACATTCTTGCCCTCGTCTACAG GGATCAGAATAAGTACAAAGAGGCTGCAAACCTTCTGAATGATGCACTTGATATCAGAGAGAAAACACTGGGCAAAGACCATCCTGCg GTGGCTGCTACACTAAATAATTTGGCTGTCCTTTATGGTAAACGTGGGAAATACAAAGAGGCAGAACCACTATGCAAAAGGGCACTGGAGATCAGAGAGAAG GTGCTAGGGAAAGACCACCCCGATGTGGCAAAGCAGCTGAATAACCTGGCTTTGCTGTGTCAGAACCAGGGCAAGTATGACGAGGTGGAATATTACTACCAGAGAGCCCTTAACATCTATCAGACCAAGCTGGGCCCTGATGACCCCAATGTAGCCAAGACCAAAAACAATCTG gcCTCATGTTATCTGAAGCAAGGGAAGTTTAAGCAAGCAGAGACTCTCTATAAAGAGATCCTCACACGAGCTCATGAGAGGGAGTTTGGCTCTGTAGATG gTGAGAACAAGCCTATCTGGATGCatgcagaggagagagaggaacagagtaAA GGGAAGCAGAAAGATGGATCCCCATTTGTAGAGTACGGTGGCTGGTACAAGGCCTGCAAAGTGGACAG CCCCACTGTAACGACCACACTGAAGAACCTGGGTGCCCTGTACAGGCGGCAGGGCAAGTTTGAGGCTGCTGAGACTCTGGAGGAGGCTGCTATGCGCTCCCGAAAAAAG GGTCTGGACTCCACCCATAAGCAGCGTGTGGCGGAGGTTCTGGGGGATCCAGAGGCTCGGGAGAAGCAGCGCAGCAGAGAGAGTCTGATATCTGACACGGTGAAGTACGAGAGTGGCCCAGATGGAGGAGAGGAAGTGAGTATGAGCGTCGAATGGAATGGG GATGGCTCGGGCTCATTAAAGCGCAGCGGCTCCTTCAGTAAACTCCGAGCCTCAATTCGCCGTAGCAGTGAGAAACTCGTCCGCAAGCTCAAAGGAGGCGGCTCACGAGAAAACGAACCCAAGAATCCTGG TGTGCTTGCATGTGGCTCTCTCGGAAGCAGCATGAAGAGGGCCAGCTCTCTGGGGGTTCTCAACGTACCGGACAAACCTGTGGGCGAACTCTTCAAA
- the klc1a gene encoding kinesin light chain 1 isoform X8, translated as MREEMSSLVCVKEVEGQGDPAEKLSQDELLCRTREVMQGLEALRAEHQAILEGLMGTLRCLKQTQEGRTVEEKTVMIQRSLEMLELGLSEAQVMMALSGHLSAVEAEKQKLRAQVRRLCQENQWLRDELAGTQQRLQKSEQSVAQLEEEKKHLEFMNQLKKYDQDLSPTDDKDSDSSRETLDDLFPDDQDESASGIQPPHSSAVAAAQQGGYEIPARLRTLHNLVIQYASQGRYEVAVPLCKQALEDLEKTSGHNHPDVATMLNILALVYRDQNKYKEAANLLNDALDIREKTLGKDHPAVAATLNNLAVLYGKRGKYKEAEPLCKRALEIREKVLGKDHPDVAKQLNNLALLCQNQGKYDEVEYYYQRALNIYQTKLGPDDPNVAKTKNNLASCYLKQGKFKQAETLYKEILTRAHEREFGSVDGENKPIWMHAEEREEQSKGKQKDGSPFVEYGGWYKACKVDSPTVTTTLKNLGALYRRQGKFEAAETLEEAAMRSRKKGLDSTHKQRVAEVLGDPEAREKQRSRESLISDTVKYESGPDGGEEEQCSGYKTEKTAAERRGDGSGSLKRSGSFSKLRASIRRSSEKLVRKLKGGGSRENEPKNPGSEIIV; from the exons ATGCGTGAGGAAATGTCgagtttggtgtgtgtgaaggaggtGGAGGGGCAGGGTGACCCTGCGGAGAAGCTGTCCCAGGACGAGCTGCTGTGTCGGACACGGGAGGTGATGCAGGGGCTGGAGGCTCTGCGTGCTGAACACCAGGCCATCCTGGAGGGTCTGATGGGAACGCTACGTTGCCTTAAACAAACCCAGGAAGGCCGCACTGTCGAAGAGAAGACCGTCATGATTCAGCGCTCGCTGGAAATGCTAGAGCTTGGGCTTAGTGAAGCACAG GTAATGATGGCTCTTTCAGGGCACTTGAGTGCAGTCGAAGCTGAGAAACAGAAGCTTCGAGCACag gtcCGGCGATTGTGCCAGGAGAATCAGTGGCTGCGTGATGAGTTGGCAGGCACGCAGCAGCGGCTGCAGAAGAGTGAGCAGAGTGTGGCCCAGCTGGAGGAGGAAAAGAAGCACCTGGAGTTCATGAATCAGCTAAAAAAATATGACCAGGATCTCAGCCCAACA gatGACAAAGACTCTGACTCGAGCAGGGAGACTCTGGATGATCTTTTCCCTGATGATCAGGATGAGTCAGCCTCTGGCA TCCAGCCCCCACACAGCAGTGCTGTAGCAGCAGCTCAGCAGGGAGGCTATGAGATTCCAGCCCGGCTCCGAACCCTGCACAACCTGGTGATCCAGTACGCCTCTCAAGGCCGCTATGAAGTGGCCGTGCCGCTGTGTAAACAGGCGTTGGAAGACTTGGAGAAGACCTCGGGTCACAACCACCCTGATGTCGCCACAATGCTTAACATTCTTGCCCTCGTCTACAG GGATCAGAATAAGTACAAAGAGGCTGCAAACCTTCTGAATGATGCACTTGATATCAGAGAGAAAACACTGGGCAAAGACCATCCTGCg GTGGCTGCTACACTAAATAATTTGGCTGTCCTTTATGGTAAACGTGGGAAATACAAAGAGGCAGAACCACTATGCAAAAGGGCACTGGAGATCAGAGAGAAG GTGCTAGGGAAAGACCACCCCGATGTGGCAAAGCAGCTGAATAACCTGGCTTTGCTGTGTCAGAACCAGGGCAAGTATGACGAGGTGGAATATTACTACCAGAGAGCCCTTAACATCTATCAGACCAAGCTGGGCCCTGATGACCCCAATGTAGCCAAGACCAAAAACAATCTG gcCTCATGTTATCTGAAGCAAGGGAAGTTTAAGCAAGCAGAGACTCTCTATAAAGAGATCCTCACACGAGCTCATGAGAGGGAGTTTGGCTCTGTAGATG gTGAGAACAAGCCTATCTGGATGCatgcagaggagagagaggaacagagtaAA GGGAAGCAGAAAGATGGATCCCCATTTGTAGAGTACGGTGGCTGGTACAAGGCCTGCAAAGTGGACAG CCCCACTGTAACGACCACACTGAAGAACCTGGGTGCCCTGTACAGGCGGCAGGGCAAGTTTGAGGCTGCTGAGACTCTGGAGGAGGCTGCTATGCGCTCCCGAAAAAAG GGTCTGGACTCCACCCATAAGCAGCGTGTGGCGGAGGTTCTGGGGGATCCAGAGGCTCGGGAGAAGCAGCGCAGCAGAGAGAGTCTGATATCTGACACGGTGAAGTACGAGAGTGGCCCAGATGGAGGAGAGGAA GAGCAATGCTCAGGATACAAAACAGAGAAGACTGCAGCAGAGCGAAGAGGG GATGGCTCGGGCTCATTAAAGCGCAGCGGCTCCTTCAGTAAACTCCGAGCCTCAATTCGCCGTAGCAGTGAGAAACTCGTCCGCAAGCTCAAAGGAGGCGGCTCACGAGAAAACGAACCCAAGAATCCTGG
- the klc1a gene encoding kinesin light chain 1 isoform X9 — protein sequence MREEMSSLVCVKEVEGQGDPAEKLSQDELLCRTREVMQGLEALRAEHQAILEGLMGTLRCLKQTQEGRTVEEKTVMIQRSLEMLELGLSEAQVMMALSGHLSAVEAEKQKLRAQVRRLCQENQWLRDELAGTQQRLQKSEQSVAQLEEEKKHLEFMNQLKKYDQDLSPTDDKDSDSSRETLDDLFPDDQDESASGIQPPHSSAVAAAQQGGYEIPARLRTLHNLVIQYASQGRYEVAVPLCKQALEDLEKTSGHNHPDVATMLNILALVYRDQNKYKEAANLLNDALDIREKTLGKDHPAVAATLNNLAVLYGKRGKYKEAEPLCKRALEIREKVLGKDHPDVAKQLNNLALLCQNQGKYDEVEYYYQRALNIYQTKLGPDDPNVAKTKNNLASCYLKQGKFKQAETLYKEILTRAHEREFGSVDGENKPIWMHAEEREEQSKGKQKDGSPFVEYGGWYKACKVDSPTVTTTLKNLGALYRRQGKFEAAETLEEAAMRSRKKGLDSTHKQRVAEVLGDPEAREKQRSRESLISDTVKYESGPDGGEEV from the exons ATGCGTGAGGAAATGTCgagtttggtgtgtgtgaaggaggtGGAGGGGCAGGGTGACCCTGCGGAGAAGCTGTCCCAGGACGAGCTGCTGTGTCGGACACGGGAGGTGATGCAGGGGCTGGAGGCTCTGCGTGCTGAACACCAGGCCATCCTGGAGGGTCTGATGGGAACGCTACGTTGCCTTAAACAAACCCAGGAAGGCCGCACTGTCGAAGAGAAGACCGTCATGATTCAGCGCTCGCTGGAAATGCTAGAGCTTGGGCTTAGTGAAGCACAG GTAATGATGGCTCTTTCAGGGCACTTGAGTGCAGTCGAAGCTGAGAAACAGAAGCTTCGAGCACag gtcCGGCGATTGTGCCAGGAGAATCAGTGGCTGCGTGATGAGTTGGCAGGCACGCAGCAGCGGCTGCAGAAGAGTGAGCAGAGTGTGGCCCAGCTGGAGGAGGAAAAGAAGCACCTGGAGTTCATGAATCAGCTAAAAAAATATGACCAGGATCTCAGCCCAACA gatGACAAAGACTCTGACTCGAGCAGGGAGACTCTGGATGATCTTTTCCCTGATGATCAGGATGAGTCAGCCTCTGGCA TCCAGCCCCCACACAGCAGTGCTGTAGCAGCAGCTCAGCAGGGAGGCTATGAGATTCCAGCCCGGCTCCGAACCCTGCACAACCTGGTGATCCAGTACGCCTCTCAAGGCCGCTATGAAGTGGCCGTGCCGCTGTGTAAACAGGCGTTGGAAGACTTGGAGAAGACCTCGGGTCACAACCACCCTGATGTCGCCACAATGCTTAACATTCTTGCCCTCGTCTACAG GGATCAGAATAAGTACAAAGAGGCTGCAAACCTTCTGAATGATGCACTTGATATCAGAGAGAAAACACTGGGCAAAGACCATCCTGCg GTGGCTGCTACACTAAATAATTTGGCTGTCCTTTATGGTAAACGTGGGAAATACAAAGAGGCAGAACCACTATGCAAAAGGGCACTGGAGATCAGAGAGAAG GTGCTAGGGAAAGACCACCCCGATGTGGCAAAGCAGCTGAATAACCTGGCTTTGCTGTGTCAGAACCAGGGCAAGTATGACGAGGTGGAATATTACTACCAGAGAGCCCTTAACATCTATCAGACCAAGCTGGGCCCTGATGACCCCAATGTAGCCAAGACCAAAAACAATCTG gcCTCATGTTATCTGAAGCAAGGGAAGTTTAAGCAAGCAGAGACTCTCTATAAAGAGATCCTCACACGAGCTCATGAGAGGGAGTTTGGCTCTGTAGATG gTGAGAACAAGCCTATCTGGATGCatgcagaggagagagaggaacagagtaAA GGGAAGCAGAAAGATGGATCCCCATTTGTAGAGTACGGTGGCTGGTACAAGGCCTGCAAAGTGGACAG CCCCACTGTAACGACCACACTGAAGAACCTGGGTGCCCTGTACAGGCGGCAGGGCAAGTTTGAGGCTGCTGAGACTCTGGAGGAGGCTGCTATGCGCTCCCGAAAAAAG GGTCTGGACTCCACCCATAAGCAGCGTGTGGCGGAGGTTCTGGGGGATCCAGAGGCTCGGGAGAAGCAGCGCAGCAGAGAGAGTCTGATATCTGACACGGTGAAGTACGAGAGTGGCCCAGATGGAGGAGAGGAA GTGTAA